A part of Melopsittacus undulatus isolate bMelUnd1 unplaced genomic scaffold, bMelUnd1.mat.Z mat_scaffold_355_arrow_ctg1, whole genome shotgun sequence genomic DNA contains:
- the LOC117438467 gene encoding serine/threonine-protein kinase pim-1-like, producing the protein MGPLLGRGGFGSVYSGVRLGDNTPVAIKQVARERISSWGQRRSGTRIPMEIAMMRKVRSDCSTIIQLLHWFELPDSFLLVLERPEPSQDLFELIRNRGFVPESPAQGIFLQVLRAVRHCHSRGVLHRDIKSKNIIIHLVTGKIKLIDFGCSTLLRNMVYTKFSGTPLYYPPEWFLYHCYHGRPAAIWSLGVLLYEMVCGVLPFRCCEDITSGQLFFKRQISVECQQLIRWCLNMKDWARPSLEDCVQPPLAANMNCPRRQPHSTLTA; encoded by the exons ATGGGAccgctgctggggagaggcggcttcggctccgtgTACTCGGGGGTCCGCCTGGGTGACAACACCCCG GTGGCCATCAAACAAGTGGCTCGGGAGCGCATCTCCTCGTGGGGCCAGCGG CGCAGCGGCACCCGCATTCCCATGGAGATAGCCATGATGAGGAAAGTGCGCTCCGACTGCAGCACCATCATCCAGCTCCTCCATTGGTTTGAGCTGCCCGACtccttcctgctggttttggagCGTCCGGAGCCATCGCAGGACCTCTTTGAGTTAATCAGAAACCGGGGGTTCGTGCCCGAGTCTCCGGCGCAGGGCATTTTCCTCCAGGTGCTGAGGGCCGTGCGGCACTGCCACAGCCGCGGTGTCCTGCACAGGGATATCAAGTCCAAGAACATCATCATCCACTTGGTCACCGGAAAGATCAAGCTAATTGACTTTGGTTGCAGCACCCTCCTTAGGAACATGGTCTACACCAAATTTAGCG GAACACCTTTGTACTACCCGCCGGAGTGGTTCCTCTACCACTGCTACCACGGCCGTCCGGCGGCGATCTGGTCCCTGGGCGTGCTGCTGTATGAGATGGTGTGCGGGGTCCTCCCCTTCCGGTGCTGCGAGGACATCACCAGCGGGCAGCTCTTCTTCAAGCGCCAGATCTCTGTTG AATGCCAGCAGCTCATCAGGTGGTGCTTGAACATGAAAGATTGGGCCAGACCATCCCTGGAGGATTGTGTTCAACCACCCTTGGCTGCAAACATGAACTGCCCCAGGAGACAGCCACACTCCACCCTCACAGCCTGA